From a region of the Penaeus vannamei isolate JL-2024 chromosome 32, ASM4276789v1, whole genome shotgun sequence genome:
- the LOC138867837 gene encoding uncharacterized protein has translation MATLPGSDSQFGPRDYVMEAEKTGLEGKAFLHYIQEEEEKRHAELQQYYADRERQRKERRRREAEKRKPEQQEQDKGSMLASVYSARGPHFPFPQFVDGRDNVDSFVQRFENWATQVELPRNHWSARLGNTLSRAALDVFTSLPPNSQLDYDILRKALLARYNLTEGNRKKFQESDREAKKETLLQFMCKLNDHFDRWVFQSGVSQDYEGLKWLMVKEQFLSKCSRELATFVREHALKDNNDLVAHVSLYLEAKGLSMISSPNQGAFTGQPVSKSRVDGYIMKREGGDRRTTTGPPPPRCFRCNRVGHRAARCPFAQQRSGTDRPRERPYTARAAAAGEEELGMDDVIAEPPGDDRLRDSYGLLERQAGYPERNFPVILCTGVVATTAKGRPTLVEGKVGGRKVNVLRDTGCTTVIVKAAHVKNSEYTGKPIRIRLLIEQQHLDASLNKFKGFTEIRGRGRREIW, from the exons atggcgaccttgccaggatcAGACAGTCAGTTCGGCCCACGCGACTACGTGATGGAGGCGGAGAAAACGGGTCTCGAAGGAAAAGCGTTTCTTCACTATatccaggaagaagaggaaaaacggcATGCTGAGCTGCAGCAGTACTACGCGGATCGAGAGCGGCAGCGGAAGGAACGCAGACGACGGGAGGCCGAGAAACGGAAACCAGAGCAACAAGAGCAGGATAAGGGCTCCATGCTGGCTAGTGTATACTCTGCCAGGGGtcctcacttcccttttccccaGTTCGTCGACGGGCGGGACAACGTTGACTCGTTCGTACAGAGATTTGAGAATTGGGCTACGCAGGTGGAGCTCCCTCGTAATCATTGGTCTGCCCGCCTTGGGAACACACTCTCTAGGGCAGCACTGGATGTCTTCACTAGCCTGCCCCCAAACAGCCAACTCGACTACGACATACTGAGGAAGGCACTTCTGGCTCGTTACAACCTTACAGAAGGCAATCGGAAGAAGTTCCAGGAGAGTGACCGCGAAGCAAAGAAGGAAACCCTGCTGCAGTTCATGTGCAAGTTGAACGACCATTTCGACAGATGGGTCTTCCAATCGGGAGTAAGCCAAGACTATGAAGGGCTAAAGTGGCTGATGGTCAAGGAACAGTTCCTCAGCAAGTGTAGCAGAGAGCTGGCAACGTTTGTGCGTGAGCATGCGCTGAAGGACAATAACGACCTTGTTGCGCACGTTAGTTTGTATCTTGAGGCAAAGGGCTTGTCGATGATTAGCAGCCCGAATCAAGGAGCATTCACTGGCCAACCCGTCTCCAAGAGTCGCGTCGATGGCTATattatgaagagggaaggaggggatcgaCGCACAACCACGGGACCTCCGCCCCCACGATGCTTCCGATGCAACCGTGTTGGTCATCGAGCGGCAAGGTGTCCCTTCGCACAGCAGAGGAGCGGCACAGATCGCCCACGAGAGCGGCCGTATACCGCTCGCGCCGCGGCCGCCGGAGAAGAGGAGCTGGGAATGGACGACGTCAT AGCAGAACCACCGGGAGACGATCGACTAAGAGATTCATATGGATTATTGGAGCGGCAGGCAGGATATCCCGAGAGAAACTTTCCCGTGATCTTGTGCACTGGAGTCGTAGCCACCACAGCCAAGGGCCGACCGACTCTAGTGGAAGGTAAAGTTGGGGGTAGGAAAGTTAATGTTCTGCGTGACACTGGCTGTACCACCGTAATAGTGAAAGCAGCTCATGTGAAGAACAGTGAGTACACAGGGAAGCCCATCAGAATAAGATTGCTGATCGAGCAGCAGCACCTCGACGCCTCGCTGAACAAATTCAAGGGGTTCACCGAAATCCGTGGAAGAGGGCGACGTGAGATATGGTAA
- the LOC138867838 gene encoding uncharacterized protein: MSNGLVEKFNGTLKAMLRRLCAEQPRQWHRYLSPLLFAYREVPQSSTGFAPFELLYGREVRGPMGILRELWTGEKIAAPQVKTSYQYVLDLRKRLEETMAMARGNLEEAQSQYKRQYDRKTKAHPFKAGDEVLVLLPATQNKLLMQWKGPLTVEALRGNVYQLMMGNKLRPSTPTS; encoded by the coding sequence ATGAGCAATGGCCTGGTCGAGAAATTCAACGGCACCCTCAAAGCGATGTTGCGTCGTCTGTGTGCAGAACAGCCCCGCCAGTGGCACCGGTACCTGAGTCCCTTGCTCTTCGCCTACCGGGAAGTGCCGCAGTCTTCCACTGGTTTTGCCCCTTTTGAACTCCTGTATGGACGCGAGGTCAGGGGACCTATGGGGATTCTGAGGGAACTATGGACCGGAGAGAAAATCGCCGCCCCTCAGGTCAAGACCAGTTATCAATATGTGTTAGACCTCCGTAAAAGGCTTGAGGAGACTATGGCCATGGCAAGAGGGAATCTGGAAGAAGCCCAGAGCCAGTACAAGAGGCAATACGACCGCAAGACAAAGGCCCATCCATTCAAAGCAGGTGATGAAGTGTTGGTTCTCCTGCCAGCCACCCAAAATAAGCTCTTAATGCAGTGGAAGGGGCCCCTGACTGTGGAAGCTCTGCGGGGCAATGTATACCAGCTGATGATGGGCAACAAATTGAGACCTTCCACGCCAACCTCCTAA